A stretch of the Sulfuritortus calidifontis genome encodes the following:
- the bioH gene encoding pimeloyl-ACP methyl ester esterase BioH, which yields MAALTLLHGWGLHGGIWDALRAALPELAMHTPDLPGYGGSARVSPYTAEALADAIAPTLPDAGLLLGWSMGGMVALALAARHPQKVRALVLVATTPSYVNRTGWDKGLTPELLAGFAQGVQNDYRATLLRFLSLQARGGDAAREVIGRLRETVFARGEPDAAVLAEGLELLRAVDLRDVAGQVQAPTLVVHGGYDGLCLPQAGQWLAATLPNARLALQPKAAHAPFLSHPDWFVDELKGFLREHA from the coding sequence ATGGCGGCGCTGACTTTATTGCACGGCTGGGGTCTGCACGGCGGCATCTGGGACGCCCTGCGCGCCGCACTGCCCGAGCTGGCCATGCACACGCCCGATCTGCCGGGTTACGGCGGCAGCGCCCGCGTCAGCCCCTACACCGCCGAGGCCCTGGCCGACGCCATCGCCCCGACCCTGCCCGATGCCGGCCTGCTGCTCGGCTGGTCCATGGGCGGCATGGTCGCCCTGGCGCTGGCGGCGCGGCACCCGCAGAAGGTGCGGGCCCTGGTGCTGGTCGCCACCACGCCGAGCTATGTCAATCGCACCGGCTGGGACAAGGGGCTGACGCCCGAATTGCTGGCGGGCTTCGCCCAGGGCGTGCAGAACGATTACCGCGCCACCCTGCTGCGTTTCCTGTCCTTGCAAGCCCGCGGCGGCGATGCCGCGCGCGAGGTGATCGGCCGCCTGCGCGAGACGGTGTTCGCCCGCGGCGAGCCGGATGCGGCCGTGCTGGCCGAGGGCCTGGAGCTGCTGCGCGCGGTCGATCTGCGCGATGTGGCGGGCCAGGTGCAGGCGCCGACCCTGGTCGTGCACGGCGGCTACGACGGCCTTTGTCTGCCGCAGGCGGGGCAGTGGCTGGCGGCGACCTTGCCCAACGCGCGCCTTGCCCTGCAGCCCAAGGCGGCGCACGCGCCCTTCCTGTCGCACCCGGACTGGTTCGTCGACGAGCTGAAAGGTTTCCTGCGTGAACATGCCTAG
- the bioC gene encoding malonyl-ACP O-methyltransferase BioC, which produces MTVKQAIRRAFERAAPTYEAAASLQKEIARRLDDHLEEMKLQPARILDAGCGPGIGFDHLRARYPQAELIGLDLAHAMLLKARGHAVTPTLFGRLAKLWQSVPDVRYVCGDIEALPLAKDSVDMIWSNLALQWMTDLPAAFRQLHRVLRPDGLLLFSSFGPDTLKELRAAFAGLDGHNHVNRFLDMHDVGDMLMHAGFGHPVMEMELITVTYPDLKGVLRELKAIGAHTVQEGGRMGLMGKREWRQLAENYERFRREGRLPATFEVIYGHAWAGRKDKLEDGRQVIEFKIRQRKAGLR; this is translated from the coding sequence ATGACCGTGAAGCAGGCCATCCGCCGCGCCTTCGAGCGCGCCGCGCCCACCTACGAGGCGGCGGCGAGTCTGCAGAAGGAGATCGCCCGGCGGCTGGACGATCACCTGGAGGAGATGAAGCTCCAGCCGGCGCGCATCCTCGATGCCGGCTGCGGGCCGGGCATCGGTTTCGACCATCTGCGCGCGCGCTATCCCCAGGCCGAGCTGATCGGCCTCGATCTTGCCCACGCCATGCTGCTCAAGGCGCGCGGCCATGCCGTGACGCCGACGCTGTTCGGCCGCCTGGCCAAGCTCTGGCAGTCGGTGCCCGATGTGCGCTACGTCTGTGGCGACATCGAGGCCCTGCCCTTGGCGAAGGACAGCGTGGACATGATCTGGTCCAACCTCGCCCTGCAATGGATGACCGACCTGCCGGCCGCCTTCCGCCAGCTGCATCGTGTCCTGCGGCCCGACGGCCTGCTGCTGTTCAGCAGCTTCGGCCCGGACACCCTGAAGGAGCTGCGCGCCGCCTTCGCCGGGCTCGACGGCCACAACCACGTCAACCGCTTCCTCGACATGCACGATGTCGGCGACATGCTGATGCATGCCGGCTTCGGCCACCCGGTGATGGAGATGGAGCTGATCACCGTCACCTATCCTGACCTGAAAGGCGTGCTGCGCGAGCTGAAGGCCATCGGCGCCCACACCGTGCAGGAGGGCGGCCGCATGGGCCTCATGGGCAAGCGCGAGTGGCGGCAGCTGGCCGAGAACTACGAGCGCTTCCGCCGCGAGGGCCGGCTGCCGGCCACCTTCGAGGTGATCTACGGCCACGCCTGGGCTGGCCGCAAGGACAAGCTCGAGGACGGCCGCCAGGTGATCGAGTTCAAGATCCGGCAACGCAAAGCGGGGCTGCGCTGA
- the bioD gene encoding dethiobiotin synthase produces MPGIFVTGTDTGVGKTRVAVALIEALKAQGLRVVGMKPVAAGCDEVAGEWLNEDVARLRAAANVAAPMAWVNPYRFPEPIAPHIAAARQNTRIELAPIVAAYRELERLADCVVVEGAGGFRVPLNEAEDSADLAVALGLPMVLVVGLRLGCLNHALLSAEAIAARGLTLAGWVANGIDPIMALRAENVRALRERIAAPCLAEWPWLEKNAGEVTSAMLDLGPILPRFVRR; encoded by the coding sequence ATGCCCGGCATCTTCGTCACCGGCACCGACACCGGGGTGGGCAAGACCCGGGTCGCGGTCGCCCTGATCGAGGCATTGAAGGCGCAGGGCCTGCGCGTCGTCGGGATGAAGCCGGTGGCGGCCGGCTGCGACGAGGTCGCGGGCGAGTGGCTGAACGAGGATGTCGCGCGGCTGCGTGCCGCCGCCAACGTGGCGGCGCCCATGGCCTGGGTCAATCCCTATCGCTTCCCTGAGCCCATCGCGCCGCATATCGCGGCGGCCCGGCAAAACACGCGTATCGAGCTGGCGCCCATCGTGGCCGCCTATCGTGAGCTGGAACGCCTGGCCGATTGCGTGGTGGTCGAGGGCGCCGGCGGTTTTCGCGTGCCGCTGAACGAGGCCGAGGACAGCGCCGATCTGGCCGTGGCCCTGGGCCTGCCCATGGTGCTGGTGGTCGGCCTGCGCCTGGGCTGCCTCAACCACGCCCTGCTCAGCGCCGAGGCCATCGCCGCGCGCGGCCTGACGCTGGCCGGCTGGGTTGCCAACGGCATCGACCCGATCATGGCGCTGCGGGCAGAGAATGTGCGCGCCCTGCGCGAGCGTATTGCGGCGCCGTGTCTGGCCGAGTGGCCCTGGCTGGAGAAAAATGCGGGTGAGGTGACGAGCGCAATGCTCGACCTTGGCCCCATCCTGCCTCGATTCGTGCGCCGATAA
- the coxB gene encoding cytochrome c oxidase subunit II translates to MGLRRALPVVLAAACASLAASAWADYQINFQSPKSTLAHEINDLHILIMWVCVGIFVVVFSAMFYAIWKHRKSVGHQAAQFHESTTVEIIWTAIPFLILIGMAWPATRLILEQKDTSNPDVTIKVTGYQWKWEYDYLQDGVKFMSVLATPREQIENKAPKGANYLLEVDEPMVVPVGKKVRLLLTANDVIHAWWVPALGIKQDTIPGFIRDAWFTATEPGTYRGQCAELCGKDHGFMPIVVEVKSDADYQAWLADKKAKAQAAAADAGKVFSKDELMARGANVYNANCASCHMPDGKGLPGVFPAITGSKVATGAKEGHIKIALMGRPGTAMPAFGPQLNDADIAAVVSYQRNGLGNNTGDLVQPAEVKALRK, encoded by the coding sequence ATGGGACTTCGACGTGCCTTGCCCGTCGTGCTGGCCGCTGCCTGCGCCAGCCTGGCCGCTTCGGCCTGGGCCGATTATCAGATCAACTTCCAGTCACCCAAGAGCACGCTCGCGCACGAGATCAACGATCTGCACATCCTGATCATGTGGGTCTGCGTCGGCATCTTCGTGGTGGTGTTCAGCGCGATGTTCTACGCCATCTGGAAGCACCGCAAATCGGTCGGCCACCAGGCCGCGCAATTCCACGAGAGCACCACGGTGGAGATCATCTGGACCGCCATCCCCTTCCTGATCCTGATCGGCATGGCCTGGCCCGCGACCCGGCTCATCCTCGAGCAAAAAGACACCAGCAACCCGGACGTCACCATCAAGGTGACCGGCTACCAGTGGAAGTGGGAATACGACTATCTGCAGGACGGGGTGAAGTTCATGAGCGTGCTGGCCACGCCGCGCGAGCAGATCGAGAACAAGGCCCCGAAGGGCGCCAACTATCTGCTGGAAGTGGACGAGCCCATGGTGGTGCCGGTCGGCAAGAAGGTGCGCCTCTTGCTCACCGCCAACGACGTGATCCACGCCTGGTGGGTGCCGGCCCTCGGCATCAAGCAGGACACCATCCCGGGCTTCATCCGCGACGCCTGGTTCACCGCGACCGAGCCCGGCACCTACCGCGGCCAGTGCGCCGAGCTGTGCGGCAAGGATCACGGCTTCATGCCCATCGTGGTCGAGGTCAAGTCCGACGCCGACTACCAGGCCTGGCTGGCCGACAAGAAGGCCAAGGCCCAGGCCGCCGCCGCCGATGCCGGCAAGGTCTTCAGCAAGGACGAGCTGATGGCACGCGGCGCCAATGTCTACAACGCCAACTGCGCCTCCTGTCACATGCCGGACGGCAAGGGTCTGCCCGGCGTGTTCCCGGCGATCACCGGCTCCAAGGTGGCGACCGGCGCCAAGGAGGGCCACATTAAGATCGCCCTGATGGGCAGGCCGGGTACGGCGATGCCGGCTTTCGGCCCGCAGTTGAACGATGCCGATATCGCGGCGGTGGTGAGCTACCAGCGCAACGGTCTGGGCAACAATACGGGCGACCTGGTCCAGCCGGCCGAGGTCAAGGCCCTGCGCAAATAA
- the ctaD gene encoding cytochrome c oxidase subunit I, producing MQAHAMEHGHGAPGGLLRWVTTTNHKDIGTMYLWFAAVMFLLAGSMAMAIRAELFQPGLQLVSPEFFNQLTTLHGLIMVFGVIMPAMTGFANWQVPLMIGAPDMAFPRMNNWSFWILPVAAILLVVSMFLPGGAAAAGWTLYPPLYIQGGISYDLTIFAIHILGASSIMGSLNIITTILNMRAPGMTLMKMPLFVWTWLITAFLLIAVMPVLAGAVTMLLTDRNFDTHFFNAAGGGDPVLYQHVFWFFGHPEVYILILPAFGLVSTIIPTFARKPLFGYASMVYATASIAILSFLVWAHHMFTVGMPAVGQLYFMYATMLIAVPTGVKVFNWVATMWKGSLTFETPMLFAIAFVALFTIGGFTGLVLAMAPVDIQLHDTYYVVAHFHYVLVSGALFAIYAGVYYWLPKWTGHMYNETLGKWHFWLSMISFNVLFFPQHFLGLAGMPRRIPDYAVQFTEFNMISSIGGFIFGASQILMLIVILQCIRGGKKAEAKPWEGAQGLEWTVPSPAPYHTFETPPVVK from the coding sequence ATGCAAGCACACGCGATGGAGCACGGTCACGGCGCCCCCGGCGGCCTGTTGCGCTGGGTGACCACGACCAACCACAAAGACATCGGCACCATGTACCTCTGGTTCGCCGCGGTGATGTTTCTCCTGGCCGGCTCGATGGCCATGGCCATCCGGGCCGAGTTGTTCCAGCCCGGCCTGCAGCTGGTGAGCCCGGAGTTCTTCAATCAGCTCACCACCCTGCACGGCCTGATCATGGTGTTCGGCGTGATCATGCCGGCCATGACCGGCTTCGCCAACTGGCAGGTGCCGTTGATGATCGGGGCGCCCGACATGGCCTTCCCGCGCATGAACAACTGGAGCTTCTGGATCCTGCCGGTGGCGGCGATCCTGCTGGTGGTCTCCATGTTCCTGCCGGGCGGCGCCGCGGCGGCGGGCTGGACCCTGTATCCGCCGCTGTATATCCAGGGCGGCATCAGCTACGACCTGACCATCTTCGCCATCCACATCCTGGGCGCCTCGTCGATCATGGGCTCGCTCAACATCATCACCACCATCCTCAACATGCGGGCGCCGGGCATGACCCTGATGAAGATGCCGCTGTTCGTCTGGACCTGGCTGATCACCGCCTTCCTGCTGATCGCGGTGATGCCGGTGCTGGCCGGGGCGGTGACCATGCTGCTGACCGACCGCAACTTCGACACCCACTTCTTCAATGCGGCCGGCGGCGGCGACCCGGTGCTGTACCAGCACGTGTTCTGGTTCTTCGGCCACCCCGAGGTGTACATCCTGATCCTGCCGGCCTTCGGCCTGGTCTCGACGATCATTCCGACCTTCGCGCGCAAGCCGTTGTTCGGCTACGCCTCGATGGTCTACGCCACCGCCTCGATCGCCATCCTGTCTTTCCTGGTCTGGGCGCACCACATGTTCACCGTGGGCATGCCCGCCGTCGGCCAGCTCTATTTCATGTACGCGACCATGCTGATCGCGGTGCCGACCGGGGTGAAGGTGTTCAACTGGGTGGCCACGATGTGGAAGGGCAGCCTGACCTTCGAGACACCGATGCTGTTCGCCATCGCCTTCGTCGCCCTGTTCACCATCGGCGGCTTCACCGGCCTGGTGCTGGCCATGGCTCCGGTCGACATCCAGCTGCACGACACCTATTACGTGGTGGCGCATTTCCACTACGTGCTGGTCTCCGGCGCCCTGTTCGCCATCTACGCCGGCGTCTACTACTGGCTGCCGAAGTGGACCGGCCACATGTACAACGAGACCCTGGGCAAGTGGCACTTCTGGTTGTCCATGATCTCGTTCAACGTGCTGTTCTTCCCGCAGCATTTCCTGGGCCTGGCCGGCATGCCGCGCCGGATCCCGGACTACGCGGTGCAGTTCACCGAGTTCAACATGATCTCCTCGATCGGCGGTTTCATCTTCGGCGCCAGCCAGATCCTGATGCTGATCGTGATCCTGCAGTGCATCCGCGGTGGCAAGAAGGCCGAGGCCAAGCCCTGGGAAGGCGCCCAGGGCCTGGAGTGGACCGTGCCCTCACCGGCGCCGTATCACACCTTCGAAACGCCACCGGTGGTGAAGTGA
- a CDS encoding cytochrome c oxidase assembly protein, which yields MNTAVAQANRVLLRRLSLIALAMFGFGFALVPLYDVLCDITGLNRGDIQALARNTQIDYSRPVRVDLVASVPQGVPMRLSAPSRPLTAHPGELMQTEFVLENLSDRPLVAQAIPSYDPPLMAKYFKKIECFCFREQRLAPGERRTMPLMFVLDRKMPRDLPTIALAYTMYESPSAPKP from the coding sequence GTGAACACCGCCGTCGCCCAGGCCAACCGGGTGCTGTTGCGCCGGCTGTCGCTGATCGCGCTGGCCATGTTCGGCTTCGGTTTCGCCCTGGTGCCGCTGTATGACGTGTTGTGCGACATCACCGGGCTGAACCGGGGCGACATTCAGGCGCTGGCCAGGAACACCCAGATCGACTACAGCCGGCCGGTGCGGGTGGACCTGGTGGCCAGCGTGCCGCAGGGTGTGCCGATGCGGCTGAGCGCGCCGAGCCGGCCGCTGACCGCCCATCCGGGAGAGCTGATGCAGACGGAGTTCGTGCTGGAGAACCTGAGCGACCGGCCTTTGGTCGCCCAGGCCATCCCCAGCTATGACCCGCCGCTGATGGCGAAGTACTTCAAGAAGATCGAGTGCTTTTGTTTCCGCGAGCAGCGTCTGGCGCCGGGGGAGCGGCGCACCATGCCGCTGATGTTCGTGCTGGACCGAAAGATGCCGCGCGACCTGCCGACCATCGCCCTGGCCTACACCATGTACGAAAGCCCGAGTGCACCGAAGCCATGA
- a CDS encoding DUF2970 domain-containing protein, which yields MSVFRVWKAVFWSFFGIRKGRDLESDAAHIKPVHIVIAGLVGALIFVVSLIVLVNWITR from the coding sequence ATGAGCGTGTTCCGGGTCTGGAAGGCGGTCTTCTGGAGCTTCTTCGGCATCAGGAAGGGGCGCGATCTGGAGTCCGATGCGGCGCACATCAAACCGGTGCATATCGTGATCGCCGGCCTGGTGGGTGCGCTGATTTTTGTGGTTTCGCTGATCGTATTGGTTAATTGGATCACGCGCTGA
- a CDS encoding cytochrome c oxidase subunit 3: protein MNAQSHGAYYLPAPSYWPILGSAALLGLTLGATLLINQVAGGGWVLLAGFVLLVWMLFGWFGQVIGESEKGLYNQQVDAGFRWSMSWFIFSEVMFFAAFFGALFYVRTLSVPDLTSTDNALLWPGYAGGWPTQGPGIKEAFEPMGAWGIPAWNTLILLSSGVTVTWAHWGLKQGRRSQLIGGLIATVALGLLFIGLQAYEYHHAYTELGLTLGAGVYGATFFMLTGFHGFHVTLGTIMLITILGRSIAGHFTPERHFAFEAVSWYWHFVDVVWLGLFIFVYWL, encoded by the coding sequence ATGAATGCGCAAAGCCATGGTGCTTACTATCTGCCGGCCCCGTCGTATTGGCCGATCCTGGGTTCGGCCGCGCTGCTCGGGCTGACGCTCGGCGCGACGCTGCTGATCAACCAGGTGGCCGGCGGCGGCTGGGTGCTGCTGGCCGGCTTCGTCCTGCTGGTCTGGATGCTGTTCGGCTGGTTCGGCCAGGTGATCGGCGAGAGCGAGAAGGGGTTGTACAACCAGCAGGTCGATGCCGGTTTCCGCTGGAGCATGAGCTGGTTCATCTTTTCCGAGGTGATGTTCTTCGCCGCCTTTTTCGGCGCGCTGTTCTACGTGCGCACCCTGTCGGTGCCCGACCTGACCAGCACCGACAATGCGCTGCTCTGGCCCGGCTACGCCGGCGGCTGGCCGACCCAAGGGCCGGGGATCAAGGAGGCCTTCGAGCCCATGGGCGCCTGGGGCATCCCGGCCTGGAACACCCTGATCCTGCTCTCCTCGGGTGTCACCGTGACCTGGGCCCACTGGGGCCTGAAGCAGGGCAGGCGTAGCCAGTTGATCGGCGGCCTCATCGCCACCGTCGCCCTGGGCCTGCTGTTTATCGGCCTGCAGGCCTACGAGTACCACCACGCCTACACCGAGCTGGGCCTGACCCTGGGCGCCGGCGTCTACGGCGCGACCTTCTTCATGCTGACCGGCTTCCACGGCTTCCACGTGACCCTGGGCACGATCATGCTGATCACCATCCTGGGCCGCAGCATTGCCGGTCATTTCACGCCGGAGCGCCACTTCGCCTTCGAAGCGGTGTCCTGGTACTGGCACTTCGTGGACGTGGTCTGGCTCGGCCTGTTTATCTTCGTGTATTGGTTGTAA
- a CDS encoding twin transmembrane helix small protein, whose amino-acid sequence MRLFVIAALLLIVFSLASALVYLVKDKGGSSRTVKALTWRIALSLGLFLLLMLGGYTGLIAPGRL is encoded by the coding sequence ATGCGCCTTTTCGTCATCGCCGCCCTGTTGCTCATCGTCTTCAGCCTGGCCAGCGCGCTGGTCTATCTGGTCAAGGACAAGGGCGGCAGCAGCCGCACGGTCAAGGCCCTGACCTGGCGCATCGCACTCTCGCTCGGCCTGTTCCTCCTGCTCATGCTCGGCGGCTACACCGGCCTGATCGCGCCCGGCCGGCTGTAA
- a CDS encoding SURF1 family protein, which yields MKRPDWIVAWLPAVAGVAVFLAALALAQWQLERAEYKRGLQARWDEGGRQPAERLDRLPGEAEEAWLYRRLRLAGHFEPDYQVFLDNRLHRGRAGYHVVVPLRLQGTGESVLVNRGWLPAEADRRHAPYLAVPKGGLAVEGILVRAQTRYFELGPDTVRGSVWQNLDLRRYRDFYGQPLPDWLLLQTNEVGDGLVRDWPRLDAGVDKHISYAGQWFALAATSLALTLIYQWRRYRGPKARTD from the coding sequence ATGAAACGGCCTGATTGGATTGTAGCTTGGCTGCCGGCCGTGGCCGGGGTGGCGGTGTTTCTGGCGGCGCTGGCCCTGGCCCAGTGGCAGCTCGAGCGCGCCGAATACAAGCGCGGCCTGCAGGCGCGCTGGGACGAAGGCGGCCGGCAGCCGGCCGAGCGCCTGGACCGGCTGCCGGGCGAGGCCGAGGAGGCCTGGCTTTATCGCCGGCTGCGCCTGGCCGGCCACTTCGAGCCGGACTACCAGGTCTTCCTGGACAACCGGCTGCACCGGGGGCGGGCCGGCTACCACGTGGTGGTGCCGTTGCGCTTGCAAGGCACGGGCGAGAGCGTCCTGGTCAACCGCGGCTGGCTGCCGGCCGAGGCCGACCGGCGTCATGCGCCCTACCTGGCGGTGCCGAAGGGCGGGCTGGCGGTGGAGGGCATCCTGGTCCGGGCGCAGACGCGCTACTTCGAGCTGGGGCCGGACACGGTGCGCGGCAGCGTCTGGCAGAACCTGGACCTGCGGCGCTACCGTGATTTTTACGGGCAGCCGCTGCCGGACTGGCTGCTGCTGCAAACGAATGAGGTCGGCGACGGCCTGGTGCGCGACTGGCCGCGGCTGGATGCCGGGGTCGACAAGCACATCAGCTATGCCGGCCAGTGGTTCGCCCTGGCGGCGACCAGCCTGGCCCTGACCCTGATTTATCAATGGAGACGCTACCGTGGCCCTAAAGCGCGGACAGATTAA
- a CDS encoding SCO family protein: protein MLLILAMFVAPFALADLAFRYWKPDSFNNYGELVQATEFRPAGLQAGDGAPFDLSALRGKWVLLLVQAGECDAACRQNLYLMRQVRQATGRDQGRIERLLIAERPLPAELAAQHAGLRQARYPDLAVLGPPLAGAESLGRIHLIDPLGRLVLRYPQAADGSRMLKDVQRLLKYSQIG, encoded by the coding sequence TTGCTCTTGATCCTCGCCATGTTCGTCGCGCCCTTCGCGCTGGCCGACCTGGCCTTTCGTTACTGGAAGCCGGACAGTTTCAACAACTACGGTGAGCTGGTTCAGGCGACGGAGTTTCGCCCGGCCGGCCTGCAGGCCGGCGACGGCGCGCCATTCGACCTGTCCGCCCTGCGCGGCAAGTGGGTGTTGCTGCTGGTGCAGGCGGGCGAGTGCGACGCGGCCTGCCGGCAGAACCTGTACCTCATGCGCCAGGTGCGCCAGGCGACCGGACGCGATCAGGGCCGGATCGAGCGGCTCTTGATCGCCGAGCGGCCGCTGCCGGCCGAGCTGGCGGCGCAGCATGCCGGTCTGCGCCAGGCGCGCTACCCGGACCTGGCCGTGCTGGGGCCACCGCTGGCGGGCGCCGAGAGCCTGGGCCGGATCCATCTGATCGATCCGCTCGGCCGCCTGGTGCTGCGCTATCCGCAGGCGGCGGACGGCAGCCGCATGCTCAAGGATGTGCAGCGCCTGCTGAAGTATTCGCAGATTGGATGA
- the cyoE gene encoding heme o synthase: MEMVTVWNRARLRDYLELTKPRVVALIVFTAVIGMFLAQPGWPPLGLLLAATAGIALAAAGAAAFNCLVERTIDAKMARTRARATARGEVGTVQALVFAGLLAGAGLSLLYVWVNPLTMWLTLLTFIGYACIYTLFLKPATPQNIVIGGASGAMPPVLGWAAMTGTVGHEALLLFLIIFAWTPPHFWALALYRKDDYARSGLPMLPVTHGEAFTRLNILLYTVLLSAVTLLPVAVNMVGPIYVAAVLALDGVFLWFAWRLYRAYSAELAKRTFAYSILYLSLLFAALLLDRALAV, from the coding sequence ATGGAAATGGTGACTGTCTGGAACCGGGCGCGCCTGCGCGACTACCTGGAATTGACCAAGCCCCGCGTGGTGGCGCTGATCGTGTTCACCGCGGTGATCGGCATGTTCCTGGCCCAGCCGGGCTGGCCCCCGCTCGGCCTGCTGCTGGCGGCCACTGCCGGCATCGCCCTGGCCGCGGCGGGGGCGGCGGCCTTCAACTGCCTGGTCGAGCGCACCATCGACGCCAAGATGGCCCGGACCCGCGCCCGCGCCACGGCGCGCGGCGAGGTCGGCACGGTCCAGGCCCTGGTCTTCGCCGGCCTGCTGGCCGGAGCCGGGCTCTCGCTGCTCTATGTCTGGGTCAATCCGCTGACCATGTGGCTGACCCTGCTCACCTTCATCGGCTACGCCTGCATCTACACCCTGTTCCTCAAGCCGGCCACGCCGCAGAACATCGTGATCGGCGGCGCCTCCGGCGCCATGCCGCCGGTGCTGGGCTGGGCGGCGATGACCGGCACGGTCGGCCACGAGGCCCTGCTGCTGTTCCTCATCATCTTCGCCTGGACGCCGCCGCATTTCTGGGCCCTGGCACTCTACCGCAAGGACGACTACGCCCGCTCCGGCCTGCCCATGCTGCCGGTGACCCACGGCGAGGCCTTCACCCGCTTGAACATCCTGCTCTACACCGTGCTGCTCAGCGCGGTCACCCTGCTGCCGGTGGCGGTGAACATGGTGGGGCCGATCTACGTCGCCGCGGTGCTGGCGCTCGACGGCGTCTTCCTCTGGTTCGCCTGGCGGCTCTATCGCGCCTATTCGGCCGAGCTGGCGAAGCGCACCTTCGCCTACTCGATCCTTTATCTCAGCCTGTTGTTCGCGGCCCTGTTGCTCGATCGGGCGCTGGCCGTCTGA
- a CDS encoding RrF2 family transcriptional regulator: MVLSRTSQYAVQALIYIATQPPGEPVLNRDIADRLSVPSAYLAKILQNLCKQGVLDSFRGRLGGFCLREGMHKTNLMQVLTLTEGPDFTKNCILGLKECSDATACPMHFKWLPVKKKIIALLEDMTLEDLAKAVLTGKYRLSDLPLGAMA; encoded by the coding sequence ATGGTTTTATCCCGAACCAGCCAATATGCAGTGCAGGCCTTGATCTATATCGCCACCCAGCCGCCGGGCGAGCCGGTGCTCAATCGCGATATCGCTGATCGTCTGAGCGTGCCCTCGGCCTATCTGGCCAAGATCCTGCAGAACCTGTGCAAGCAGGGGGTGCTCGATTCCTTCCGCGGTCGTCTGGGCGGTTTCTGCCTGCGCGAGGGCATGCACAAGACCAACCTGATGCAGGTGCTGACCCTGACCGAGGGCCCGGATTTCACCAAGAACTGCATCCTCGGCCTCAAGGAATGTTCCGATGCCACCGCCTGCCCCATGCATTTCAAGTGGCTGCCGGTGAAGAAGAAGATCATCGCCCTGCTGGAAGACATGACCTTGGAAGACCTGGCCAAGGCCGTGCTCACCGGCAAATACCGCCTGTCCGACCTGCCCCTGGGTGCCATGGCCTGA
- a CDS encoding SCO family protein, whose translation MKALLWLALAAGILLGCGRQAELQFTGTDITGAAFGRQFTLTDHNGQPRTLADFKGKAVAIFFGYTHCPDVCPTTLTDLKAAMQLLGPELAGKVQVLFVTVDPERDTPEVLRQYVPYFHPSFLGLYGTPEQIAATAREFKVHYAKHTEAGASDYLVDHTAATYVFDPIGRIRLFWPYGHPAKDMAQDLRQLLAAQ comes from the coding sequence ATGAAGGCCCTGCTTTGGCTGGCGCTGGCCGCCGGCATCCTGCTCGGCTGCGGCCGGCAGGCCGAACTGCAGTTCACCGGCACCGACATCACCGGCGCGGCCTTCGGCCGCCAGTTCACGCTCACCGACCACAACGGCCAGCCGCGTACCCTGGCCGACTTCAAGGGCAAGGCGGTCGCCATCTTCTTCGGCTATACCCACTGCCCAGACGTTTGTCCGACCACCCTGACCGATCTCAAGGCCGCCATGCAGCTGCTCGGTCCGGAACTGGCGGGAAAGGTGCAGGTGCTGTTCGTCACGGTCGACCCCGAGCGCGACACGCCCGAGGTGCTGCGTCAGTATGTGCCCTATTTTCATCCGAGCTTCCTCGGGCTTTACGGCACGCCGGAGCAGATCGCGGCCACGGCGCGCGAATTCAAGGTCCACTACGCCAAGCACACCGAGGCCGGGGCGAGCGATTACCTGGTCGATCACACCGCGGCCACCTATGTCTTCGACCCCATAGGCCGCATTCGCCTGTTCTGGCCCTATGGTCATCCGGCCAAGGACATGGCGCAGGACCTGCGCCAACTTCTGGCCGCCCAGTAA